GGCCACGCGGTCGCCAACCTCCACCTCGTAGACCCCCGGGCCCACGGCCTCGACCACCCCCGCGGCCTCCATCCCAGGGGTGAAGGGAAGCGCACCTGGGTAGAGGCCCGTGCGGTGGTAGACGTCGATGAAATTGACGCCTGCGGCCTCAACGGTGACTAGGGCCTCGCCGCCTCCAGGCTCAGGTAGGGTAACCTCCTCAAGCTTAAATACCTCCGGGCCACCGTATTCGTGGACGCGAATGGCGCGCATATACGTTGCCTCCTCCAGGCTAAACCCTCAAAATCGCTAACCTGACGGATACTACCACATGGATAGAGACGGGGTAAGGATCCTCAGCCTCGTGGCGGAGCGTTGGGCCTCGGAAATTGCCTTTTCCCTCTTCGCTTTGGCACCGTCTCGGCAATCCCTCCCAGGCCCCGCCCTAATGCCCTCATCTCCATTATCCACTCCCCCTTAGCCGTGGTACAATCGGGCCGGGCTGGAAGGATTTCTCATGGCGTGGACGTTCACGGTTAGACGGGAAGAAGGCTCTGGCTACGTCCGACTCGAAGGGACGGCGCACGATCCCGTTCGTGATTCCAGGCAGGGGTGGTGTTTCATCATCGGTCCGACCTGGTGTTCGTTGGACCTCTGGCCGCTCTGGCCGGAGACATACGGCCTCTTTGAGCTCTTCCGCCGTTTCCTTGGGCCCCCCTCCAGCGGACCGCACCATCAACCAGTCGCAGCCGATCTCATGGACGCTCTAGACGAGGGCCCGATCCTGGCCACCGTCTGGTCGTTCCCCGCCGAGGAGCGCTCACGGGTACTGGCGGAGCTGGAGGCCTTCGTGGCCGGAGAGTGAGGTCGGGGGGCTTAAGCCCTCAGGCGAATTGGTCGGCCTTCGGCGGCGGAGCGGACGCAGGCCAGGGCGATACGGACGGCCCGGAGGCCGTCCTCGCCGGAGACGGGAGGCGGCCGTCGGGTGCGGACGGCGCGGGAGAAATCCTCCAGCACGGCCACGATCGTCTGGCTTGGGCCTCGTACCGCCAGGGGCCTGATGGCGCGCCCCATCACCTTTGTGAGGGTCCCCTGGAGGAAGTCGGCTACGAGCTGGCCGCGTTCGCCTACGACCGTCAGCACACCGGTTCGGCCATCGGAGACTTTGGAGGCCTCCAGGCTACATAGGATCCCGGAGCCACGAAGCGTCAGGACGGCCGAGGCGACATCTTCGAGGAGGGGGTTTTTCACCCGGCGGGTCTGACACCAAACTCGAGAGACCTCCTCTCCCGTGAGGTATCGGATGGCGTCGAAGAGGTGGACGCCTATCTGCAGAAGGCAGCCGCCGCCGGCGAGGGTGGGGTCGCTCTTCCAGGTCTGGGGAAGGGGTTCCTGCCTCATGGCGGCGTGGATGGCCTGAGGCGGGCCGATGGATGCGAGGCGGGCCTTGAGGGTTCGGATGGCGGGGCTGTAGCGAAGCGTTTGGGCCACCATGAGGGTGAGGCCCGTCAAATTGAACGTGTCGCAGATCGCCCCTGCCGCCCTGGTCGTGGTGGCCAGCGGCTTCTCGACCAGAAGCGGCTTGCCCGCGCGGGCTACAGCCCGGGCAATCGGGAGGTGCAGGCCCGGGGGAACGGTCAGGCAGACGGCCTCGACCGCTGGGTCGGCAATCAGGTTGGCCCAGTCGCGGTGGTAGGCGCACCCGAGGCGGGCCGCCTGGCGGCGGCCTATCTCTTCGTTACGTCGGGATATGGCCGCCAACGAGGCGCCGCGGACGCCGTCGGCCAGATGGCGGGCGTAGCGCTCGCCGTGGCGGCCGACACCGATTAATCCTATGGCCAGGGATCGTCTCATGAGGCCCGTCCTAGAAGGGTTTCCGTTCAACCGCCCGGCCAATTCTATGGTCTAACGGTTGAAGTGTCAATCTGTTAGCTGGAGGAGACCCATGGAAGAGCAGCGCGGGCGCCCCCGACGGGTATCGCTAGGACGCCTATTGATCTGGGCGTTGCTAGCCGCCGTGGCGCTCTGTCTCCCTGCGAGTGAGCTTGTGGGCGCGGGAGAGCGGCTGCTTCGGGTTCTTGATGCCTCGACGGGTCGGCCCAAGACCACCTTCACGGTCGAGATCGCCCTTACGGTTAAGGAGCAAATCCGCGGTCTCAAGGGCCGAGACAGCTTGCAGCCTGGAAGCGGGATGCTCTTTCTGTACCCCGAGGCCGCCCTCCGCGCCTTCTGGATGAAGGACGTCCTCATGCCCCTCGACATCGTTTTTGCCGACGGCCAGGGCCGGATCACCGAGGTCCTGGAGCAACTCCCGCCATGCATAGGGCCCGTCGCGCGTTGCCCCTCCTATCGCTCCCGCTCCCCGGCCCGCTACGTGCTGGAGCTCTCGGCCGGCCAGGCGTCCGCCCACGGACTTCGGCTCGGCGACCGATTGGAGCTAGCCCCATAATCCCACCTGCCATGACCCTTAGGGTTTTCCTTGTAAGTGCATCCTAGTTGGCGAAGCGGAACCCTCTAACAACCCAGATTTGCTACAGTTGGAAGCTTCCTTATCAAAAACCCAACCCTCAAATCCAAATTTACGTTTACTTTATAAAACGTTCCAGCTATCCTGCCCAAACGTCTCACCCGCTCCTTGAAGGCCAAAAGGTCGTTGACATGCAACTCCCGAATTCTTTAAGCTAGGTAGACCAGTACACCGGCTGCAGAGAGGATGGAGCCCAAACGGTTGCATCTACTTGAAAACACATTAGCTGTGGACTCTTATCATGCTAGACCAGAAGTTCCTCATGACCGTGGAGACCGTTCGGAAGCTTTTGCATCGCCACGCAACGGCCCATATCCAGAATATTTTCTCCAAACTCCATCCGGCCGATATCGCCCGTCTCCTTAGAGGCTTCCCCCTCCCAGACCAGCAAAGCCTGTTTAATCTAGTCGAAGATTTGAAGCTCGCCGCCCAAATCCTGAGGGAGAGCGACCC
This Nitrospinota bacterium DNA region includes the following protein-coding sequences:
- a CDS encoding Gfo/Idh/MocA family oxidoreductase, producing the protein MRRSLAIGLIGVGRHGERYARHLADGVRGASLAAISRRNEEIGRRQAARLGCAYHRDWANLIADPAVEAVCLTVPPGLHLPIARAVARAGKPLLVEKPLATTTRAAGAICDTFNLTGLTLMVAQTLRYSPAIRTLKARLASIGPPQAIHAAMRQEPLPQTWKSDPTLAGGGCLLQIGVHLFDAIRYLTGEEVSRVWCQTRRVKNPLLEDVASAVLTLRGSGILCSLEASKVSDGRTGVLTVVGERGQLVADFLQGTLTKVMGRAIRPLAVRGPSQTIVAVLEDFSRAVRTRRPPPVSGEDGLRAVRIALACVRSAAEGRPIRLRA
- a CDS encoding DUF192 domain-containing protein, translating into MEEQRGRPRRVSLGRLLIWALLAAVALCLPASELVGAGERLLRVLDASTGRPKTTFTVEIALTVKEQIRGLKGRDSLQPGSGMLFLYPEAALRAFWMKDVLMPLDIVFADGQGRITEVLEQLPPCIGPVARCPSYRSRSPARYVLELSAGQASAHGLRLGDRLELAP